The segment ACTGACGGCATGTTTGAATAATACACTGAGACGGTGTAATCCCTAATATATCATGTGTTACGTACAGGATCTTCTTGTGGAAAGCTATTTataacaaaaagaaagaaaaatttATATTTGTAGACCATTTTTGAGAAATGAATATGAAGAATGTGGCGTTTCTATAATGCATTTTCATCATATTGCACACAAGCATAATACACTTTGATCATATCTACATTTCATGCATACGATAAGTTGAATGGCCAAAACTTCACGATACTGTTGACAAAGCAAGGAATGTTTGATAACCTTTTCTAGTTTCCATTTATAAGAATATAACCAAATAAACCCCCGCTCCACTCCTCAACCTCGCTTGACAAATAATTCATAGTTGtgtttaaatttatttcattttaaagaTATTACTGTGGAAACTTTGATTGTGTGTGGCCAGTGAAAACAGGAGCTACCTTGTTTTTTGAGAGGCAATCAGTCTGTAATTGTTTTAGAATTCCAATATTATCACTGTGAATAGTTGACTTGTCCTGCTGTTTTTTCATCATTActgattttattaaaacattgatgaGTCCGCTTTCACTTCTTTTCAGTTCTATCATTTTAAGAACAATTCCGGTTGAATATGAAATGGTGAATTGAAAGGGAACACCCCAAAAGTAAACGTTTTGTAAAAACCTGCAAACAATATAATACAATACACATTTTCAAAGATTTAAGAAATATGGGCATATTTTCTACGTGGCTTTGTGCAAACATAAATCTGCTGTTGAAATGTGTACGTTGTACAACAAGTGCTAGGGTGACAAACGAATGTCTTTCACGTTCTCAACCATGTGATCATGTTTATCTAAACAAGCAATGACATAGTAAACACCATTAATTGTCGATGATTTTCTATTGGAGAATCATCAGTGCTCTTCCATTAAGGCGTGTGTCGCACTCTGAGACTATCAACGAAGCATACAAATATCTTTGAATGTGACTTATAGAGGATACTTCCGTGTAATACCGTTTtcattaaacgagttaatgattggTACATCAtagagcgaaagcgagtttgatactaaatctttcacaattttaataaaaatgatatttcgtggaagcgagtttagtattctgttcaTTATTCTCCAACACAAATGGATAGAAACTGCGGCTACATTGACTACAGTGTGAGAACTCTCAGCTTTTCgggagtcaagcaaggtctagtaccaCCGTGACAGTGACGTTAACATGTGCACGTGTGAACCATCATGACGTCATACCTCTATGGATATTACACTAGTCTAATATTGCCGTAGAAATactacactgcagtatcttccacggcCGAGTAATAACACTACTTATCAAGTATATTGTCGGACGAAGGAGGCGGACCTCGTGGGGTCATCGGCCTGATTGCCTGGACATTAACGTTCTATCAGTTGTAAAAGCATGTTCACCGACTGACCGGTGTGAAATAATTAAGAAAACAATGTACACACAAAGGCACTGCTCGTTACAGGTTAATGACTGCACTGACCAGCACTGACCACGGACTGGTCACATTGTGACACAGTACTCGTAATGTGTCAACACATCCAAGCTGACACAGTGCCGAGTATAAAGGTAACAAAATCAGTTCTCGAGGCATTTCTAACTTCGTTTTCTCTTGAATATACGTACAATGTCGGACACGTCATATGACCCACTCTCCTCCGACTTGGAAGAGTCAGAAGACTTCATCGCTCTCAGTTTCAATATGGCTGACCCCATGTGTCTCATgtgctgtgacgtcatcacagaCCAGTACTATCTACGTGCTGGGGACTTTGTATATCACGAGAACTGTCTGCGTTGTTGTGTTTGTCAGGTGACACTTGGTGGACATTCCACTTGTTTCGTCAAGGACGGAAACATCTTCTGCCAGAGAGACTTCGCCCAAGTTTATCAGACAAAGTGTAGTTCCTGTTTACGTCCTATTGAGTCTGGAGATTGGGTAAGATCGGCCGGTGAGTACGTGTACCATCTTGCCTGTTTCTCGTGCAGCACCTGCCAAAGACAATTGTCCACAGGAGAAAACTTTGCCATCCACGACGGACAAGTCCTTTGTCGAGTCCACGTCCTCAACCCCGATGGCGAGAACGTCAGCTGCAGCCAAAAATCCAAACGATCCCGAACAGCCTTCAACAAAGATCAGGTAGCTATTTTACAGAAGTACTTCGACCTTGACACCAACCCTACCGGAATGGAGCTCGGAAGGATTGCAGATGAGGCGGGTCTTCCTAGACGAGTGGCCCAAGTGTGGTTCCAGAATGCCAGAGCTAAACTCAAGAGATCCATGCACTGAGCTTACTTACAGATTGGTACTTAAGTTCTGCCTGTCAGCTAGTGCTGTGTGTACGTGCTGTGTGTACGTGCTGTGTGTATGTGCTGTGTGTATGTGCTGTGTGTACTCCTTGGTATTTGTATTTATGGAAGACATCTACATCTATTTCCTGACAGTCATTCATTCCTGGGTTACCCAGTAGCCAGAGGTGCTATGGAGCTAAATACCAATACCTCGTACATTCAATCCTGGTAAACTGTACCAGAAATCAGCGTCTTGCATGAGTTACACAGTTCCATATAATCGCTGTGGTTTAGGGGGATTACTAGAATTACTTggtttctttttaaaaaccCACTGCTCATTATAGCCTTTTTACATACGtttatgtgatattgctgtgctTGTAAATTCTCTGTCATGAGAACTAACGTgttaaatgtcattgtatcgcACCTGTGATCTCTAATGTACTTCATGTAAAATGTTATTGCCTTCAGCAATAGCATGGCATTTGATATTCTTCTACACTGTGAATAATAAACAAAGTATGCATACCCTTGTTTCTTGTATCATTGTGTAAATCACAAGAAGACTATGGTCGAAAAGATAATTTTAACCTCATACGTGTCTGTATACAGAATatgcaaacatgttttcataCTCTCATACCCTGTGAGGTGATGTTTCTTGCAGAGCATTCTAGAAATCGCTGTGAATGGAATATTCTCTTTTATTGGCTAACTGATGTACATGTGACCATGGCATAAGATCGATATATATCGATGTCTGGTGACTAATAACAGTCTAAAGTCAATTCCTTTCTGCCTACATAATTGCACATTTGAAGTTGCGAAGATCAACTAACCCATCTGATCTCTTGCAGGCTTTCTGTGAATATAAAGATTCTGCGTGACACgaagaaacaaaaatatcaccaAAACAAAAGTCTGTATGACACGAGGGTGTCGTAAACTGTCAAATCGTCAGTTTTTGCTTTCTGTCTTGGAGGTCATGCAGCTCTTTATTCAAATATTGTGTCAGGGATCTAGGATTCAGGTTATATTGTAGACGGTGTGTCCAAatttgagtgagttttacgccgcactcagcaattttccagttaCATTGcggcgagtctggaccagacagtccagtgatcaacatcatgagcatcgatctatgcaatttggaaccgatgataggtgtcaaccaagttagcgaggctgaccactcgatccctttagttgcctcttacgacaagcatgctcATCTTTTGTGGCAGGCATGgaatgctgaaggcctattatacCATGGACTTTCATGGGTGATTCAAAGTTGACGCATTGGTATGTCCAGTGCAATTTTCCTATTTGATTTGTGACATGTCTCATTTTCGTGAACAACTGACTTTCCCTTGCACGTGTTTGTGAATGGTCGAACATCCAGTGGTTATCTCTCTCTGACACTTATTTATACACAAATCTTGTGTGAAACAGATGAtatttccaaacccaacatgtAGGGGCGAACATATGTTTATGCATCTTCGAAGGATTGATGGGCAATTGTAGTATATTCTCGGAGTGGCCTACCTGACTATTACGTAACAACCAAATTCAGGGGCTACTGCGGGACCGGTGTGAACGTGTGGGCCTCTCTGGGAAGGCTCATTAACAAGGTGTAAAAACTCAGGGAACACCGTGGGAAGGGCCTCACTTGGAAGGGTTCACTCATTCAGTCAGGGTCTAACCACAAAGGTGTAGTTAAACAAACAAGGCACTATGGCTAGGTGAGAGATACGAGCCAGGTAAATACtgtttgacaagtattagatcaGGGATACTCGACAACCCTATATAGGTTCCCTGACTAGATgggccagcgcagtgaacgcgtttgtgacaagcaggcggggcaagtgaTGTGGACGAATACACTatgttgctacaggtagattggtgATTAGGCACTTGGGATAGGCTGGTCGTATCGTGAAATCAATACCCTTACAGATTAgcacgtgtctcgtagagcgatttagttcagcaaaacaccatcacgaccATTTTTTAATGTTTGCAGATTTCAGTTAGATTAATATGTCCAAGATAAGGAAGCATGGGTAAAttgttcattctcaggcaagggagttAGCCAACAATGTTTATATGGAAAAGACacgtgcaaccaaagcagacgCTAATTCAAAAAGTAGCTTTGCTACTTGTCTTTTCAAGGCAACTTAAAACGCATCAAAGCGGAAGGTGATAGGGTTGCGATTAGGTCTACTTTTAGTAGTCTCACCAGGAAACCGATTCGCAccatgaaattgaacttttcaatatttagtttcaaatggaatgttttggaggaCTTTCTCAGATATGCCACATGGGGtaatttgtcaggtcgtggctgaTTTactacttgtcaagcagtagcaTTAACCAATGAAGCGTTTATCGGCTATAGTCTGTATCTACTTGGCGACATAAGATATAAGCAAGTGTGTGAGCGTTTGTTTATAATATCAATACTCGGTATAAACGTGTTTATTGGTGAtatattgtttagaaaatggacCGATGATTGCATACGTTCTTCAGGCAAACATTTCCAAAGTTCATTAGTTCTGGGTGAAAATGACTTTCCTTGGTTATCATTATTTGAACAATTTATCTTTGTAGAAACTTTATCAAATACAGAATTTATCTGCGCAGTTCAATTTGCGACGTTTTGAAACCAGAGGcctttgaataataattatttttgcATAAATACTCTTGAACTATTTAAAATCATGTCACTAGTATGACTATTTGACCCAGAAATTCTCCAAAATAATTCAAATAATACCACATCAATGTGTCTCAGTTTGATACAAATGACACAATGCCACTAATGACACCAACTGAGCATATCCCCATAtcctcaaaaaaaaaaacaacaaaaaaaccaaaaacacttTATCAATGTACAATACAGTACAAATAATCCAATCTAGATAAATGCGCGTTTGTTGAGACAGACTTTGGCTCATCTGGACTAAGCGTTGTCAAAACACTTAGCCCTATTCAGCCAAAGCCCCACTCGGGTTATGTGTGAGAGTCCTGTTTTGACAAACACTTAGCCCTATTCAGCCAAAGCCCCACTCGGGCTATGTGTGAGAGTCCTGTTTTGACAAACACTTAGCCCTATTCAGCCAAAGCCCCACTCGGGCTATGTGTGAGAGTCCTGTTTTGACAAAATCTGGCTAAGTGAGAGGACACGGTTGGAAGAAATATGTAGTCTAATGGTCTgagtgtccgctcgtcacgctgtacatctgggttcgactccccacatgggtactatgtttgaagcccatttctggtgtcccccgtcgtgatattgctggaaaattgctagaggcagcgttaaaccatactcactcactcactcactcaaaggaaTGATGACGTTGTAAAATGACACTTACAGGTTCA is part of the Haliotis asinina isolate JCU_RB_2024 chromosome 6, JCU_Hal_asi_v2, whole genome shotgun sequence genome and harbors:
- the LOC137286804 gene encoding LIM/homeobox protein Awh-like, whose amino-acid sequence is MSDTSYDPLSSDLEESEDFIALSFNMADPMCLMCCDVITDQYYLRAGDFVYHENCLRCCVCQVTLGGHSTCFVKDGNIFCQRDFAQVYQTKCSSCLRPIESGDWVRSAGEYVYHLACFSCSTCQRQLSTGENFAIHDGQVLCRVHVLNPDGENVSCSQKSKRSRTAFNKDQVAILQKYFDLDTNPTGMELGRIADEAGLPRRVAQVWFQNARAKLKRSMH